From the Thomasclavelia ramosa DSM 1402 genome, the window AGGCATTGGAATCAAGATAGATTGTAGAAAAAAATAAAAATAATTGAAGATTATTAATAAACTATTGACATCATTTTATATCCGTTTTATGATTTTAAGTATAGTAAATTCGATAATCTAGGAAGAGTAAACAGCTAATCTTTATTTAAGAGACTTGGTGGCTGGTGAGAGCCAAGATAAAGATACTGATGAATGGGCCTGGTTAGAAGCAAAATGAAACTTAACTGGAGTAGTGGCGCCGTGCTTTTCGCGTTAAGAAAAACAGACATGATGGTGTCTTACAAGGTGGCATAATGGTTTTTATCCTTGAGGATAAAAGCCTTTTTTATTTAATCAAAGAAGGAGATTTATATGAAAAATATTATTTTAACAGGCGATCGTCCAACAGGAAGATTACATTTAGGACATTATGTTGGTTCCCTAAGACGACGAGTGGAATTACAAAACTCAGGAGAATTTGATGAAATTTTTATTATGATTGCTGATTCTCAGGCTTTAACAGATAATGCTGATAACCCTGAAAAAGTCCGACGAAATATTTTAGAGGTTGCTTTAGATTATTTATCAGTTGGTTTAGATCCTGAAAAAACCACAATGTTTATTCAATCTCAAGTACCAGCATTATTTGAGTTTACGGCTTATTATATGAATTTAGTTACAGTTTCAAGATTACAACGTAATCCAACGATCAAGGAGGAAATAAAACAGCGTGGATTCGAAACAAGTATTCCAGTTGGTTTTTTAAATTATCCGGTTTCTCAAGCTGCCGATATCACAGCTTTTGATGCCACTTGTGTTCCTGTTGGTGAAGATCAAATGCCGTTAATTGAGCAGACTAAAGAAATTGTTCACAGTTTTAATCGGATTTATGGTGATGTTTTGGTAGATCCAAAAATTATGTTGGCTGAAAATGAAGTTTGTCAAAGATTGCCGGGAACAGATGGCAAAGCAAAAATGTCAAAGTCAATTGGAAATTGTATTTATCTTGCGGATACTAGTGAAGATGTTCGGAAAAAGGTAATGAGTATGTATACAGATCCAAATCATTTAAAAGTTGAAGATCCGGGAACCGTTGAGGGAAATACAGTGTTTACTTATTTGGATTGTTTTTGCAAAGATGAATATTTTGAAAAATATTTACCTGATTATAAAAATCTTGATGAATTAAAAGAGCATTATCGTCGTGGTGGTTTAGGTGATGTTAAAATAAAAAAATTTTTATTTAATGTTTTAGAAGAAACATTAAATCCAATTAGAGAAAGAAGAGCTGTTTTACAAGCTGATATTGCTGCTGTTATGAAAGTGTTAGAAGATGGTTGTGTTAAAGCTAATGAAAAAGCGAATGCAACACTTAAACGTGCTAAAGATGCAATGAAGATCAATTATTTTGATGATAAGGATAATATTACTGAATATTTTAAATAAAAGCCGAATAGGCTTTTTTGTTTGAGGTTTGTTTGGTAAAATATTGGAAGAATATGGAAATTGAGGTACGATAATGAATTTTTTTATATTAATAATGCTTATTTTGTGCTTGATTGGCTTGATTGACAAGATCTTGAATAATAAGTTGGGACTAGTAGCTGCTTTTGATAAAGGGATGGATTCGATGGGTGGAATTGCCATGAGTATGATTGGGTTTTATTGTATCGCAATTACATTGATTCAAAATAATGTAGATGTGATTACTAAAATAAGTGCCGATTCATCATTAGATCCATCAATTGTTATTGGGAGTATTCTTGCACCTGATATGGGTGGGTTTTCAATTGTTTCGGGACTTGGTAATAGTACTTTTTTGATTTTTTCAGGGGTTATTTTGACTGCAACATTAGGACAAACAATTAGTTTTCAATTACCAATTTTTTTAGCATCTTTAAAAAGGAAGATTTAAATCCATTTATTAGTGGATTAGTTTATGGGATTTTAAGTTTACCAATAATTCTAGTGGCAGTTGCCTGGTATTTACAAATTCCTAATTTATTAATTAACTTATTACCAATAATTATACTTTGTGTTATCTTGGTAATTGCTCTATATGTTTCTTATGATAAAACCATTTTTGTTTTAACATTATTTGGTTATTTGATTAGAATTATTAGTATCTTGTTGTTTGGAATGGTTGTTTTACAGCTGTTTTTTGATACATTGCCTTTTACTACAACTGCTTTAATTAGTGATGCAATGGTAATTGTTTTACGGATGTGCATTGTTGTGTGCGGATCAATGATTTTAAGCGATTTGATTATTAAACGTTTTTCACGAATGATTTTCATGATTGGTCAAAAGTTGGGTGTCAATAGTGCTAGTGTGATAGGACTACTATTAAGCCTTGGGACAAGCATTGCAATGATTCCATTGTTTTCACAAATGGATCGTAAAGGGAAGATGATGAATGCCGCTTTTAGTGTAAGTGGAGCTTATGTTTTAGGGGGACAGCTAGGATTCATTTCTAGTGTAGTCGATGGTAATGGCGTCATAATCTATATGATTAGTAAGATAATCGCAGGTTTACTGGCAATTGTTTTTGTATTGATATTTTATCGAGAGGAAAAAGTGTCAGTGGATGCGATGGAAAAATAAGTTGAATAATATTGCAGGAGTAAATAATGAAGGTTTTATTGAAATTATAAGTAATTGTTTGAATTATGTTGATTCGCGATTGATTGATCATGGTTTACGAGTAGCTAATATGACATATCGTATGCTTGAGGCTCAAAATAGTCATGAACAAAAGTACTTGCAAGATGTTTTTATGTTAGCAATGCTACATGATATTGGAGCATATAAGACAGAAAAAATTGATCAAATGTTTATTTTTGAGACAAAAAATATATGGCAACATGCTATTTATGGTTATTTGTTCATAAAGAACTTTTCACCACTAGATAAATTGGCACCTGCTATTCTTTATCATCATCTTGATTATCAAAAAATGATTTATATTGATGACGAAATTAAAAATATCTCTCAGATTATTAATTTGTGTGATCGAATTGATGTATTTTTACAAACTTCAAATGATTATAGCATGCTTAAAGATTACTTAGATAAGGAGTCAGGAACTAGATTTGTAGAAAATTTGGTTACTACTCTTTATTGGCAGGTTGATCAAGTCTATCAATTTACAACTAATCCATTTTCAAAATGGCAAAAAGTAACTAGTTTAAATATTTCGCTTTCATTAGAATAGTTGGATAGTTATTTAAATATGTTAGTTTCTCTAATTGATTTTCGTAGTTATTTTACAGTTACACATACTATTACCACATGCACGATATCTTTAGAGTTAGCAAGATTATTAAGCTTAAGTTCTGAACAGACAAAAAAGATCTATTATGGTGCAATGATGCACGATCTTGGTAAAATTGGAATTCCAATTGAAATATTAGAATATCCGGGTCAACTGACTCAAGAGCAAATGATAATAATGCGTAGTCATGTTCTTAAAACAAGAGAATTATTAGAAGAAAAAATAGATCAAGAAATTTTAGAAATTGCGTGTCGGCATCATGAAAAACTGAATGGTTCAGGTTATCCGCATAGTTTATGGGAAAACCAGTTGACTCAAGAGCAGCGGATTGTAGCAATAAGTGATATTGTAAGTGCACTATGTGGAAAGCGCAGTTATAAAACTTCTTTTAGTAAAGAAAAGACTTGTGAAATTTTAAATCAAATGGCACAAGCAGGAGAAATAGACTCAATGATCGTTGCTCAAGTAATTGATAACTACGATTTAATCGAGGGAAAAATCTGGAAAGAGGCTGCGGCAGTTTTAGAAAAGTATAATACTATTATTAGTGATCTATTGAACAGAAAACAAGAGTTGATTGAAGCAAAATGGCTATATTTAGTTTTTCGATATTCAAAAACTGGAATTGTCAATTTAAAAATTGATTGATGAAGTATTCTTCTTTTGGAAGGATATTTTTTCTTTTGTTGAAAAAGAACTGATAATATCAAGTAATATTGTAAAATAAAGAAAAATAAGGAGGGTGTTTATGGCAAAAAGGTTAGGATTATATTTTTTAGGGATATTGATTTTAGGATTTGGAATTGTCTTAAATACAAAAACTGGTTTAGGGGTTGCAGCAATTAATTCAGTTCCATTTGGAATTAGTGAAATGACTAATTTATCATTAGGGATGGCAACAACTATTTTATATATTATTTTTGTTGGAGTGCAATTATTGATTTATCAGAAATTAGATTTTAAAGTTTTATTACAAATTCCATTTTCTTATTTTATGGGATATGTTTTAGATTTTTATAATAACTTATTAAATTTTACAGTTACTTCATTACCTGTTGCATTAGTTCTATTAGCGATTGCTATTTTAGCTACTGCTTTAGGAGCATATGTTGTTGTAATGTTAGATTTAATTCCTAATCCTGCTGATGGTATGGTCAAAGCATTAAGCCAGGTGATTGACAAAGAGTTTGGTAAGACAAAATTATTATTTGATTGTGGAATGATGCTTGTCACAATTATTACTACATACTGTTTGGCGGGGAAAATTATTGGAATTGGGATAGGAACAATATTATCTGCTGGATTTATTGGCCAAATTATTGTGATTTATAATCGTTATTTCACAAAACATTTAACATTGATTGTTGAAAATAGTCGAGCGTGATAATTATTTATAAATCCCTTTTATCTTCTCAATATAAAGGCGTTACTTCAATAATATAATTTGTTATAATAGTTTATATAGAACTGAGGAGATAAAAGATGAATGGATATCAATTGAGGATAGATGTGGAGGGGTGTGCGGATCCTATATGGCGGCGTATTAAAATACCTGCAATAATTAGTTTTGAAGATCTGCATCAGTTAATCCAAACTTTATTTGGTTTTGAAGATTATCATCTATATGAATTTAGGATCAAGGAATTAGGGATCTGGATTCCTGGTGGTGAAACAGATATTGAAAATCAGATAAATGATGACGTTGAGATAGTTGATAATCTTGAACGGATTGCGGATTATTTAAAAAAAGAAATGGTAATTTACTACCATTATGACTTTGGTGATGATTGGCAACTTTTAATTACGGTTGAACAAGAGTTAGAGGGCGTTGAGCACTATCCTGTTGTAGTTGAATTTTGTGGTAATAATTTGATAGAGGATTGTGGGGGAATTGAACGTTATCAAGAAATTATATTAAGTCGAGATGATCTGGATATTAATTTTGATCTAGAAGATATTAATAGTTGTTTATCATTGTTAGGGGTTGATGAAATATTAAATAATAGCCCGTTAAAAAATGAGTTTATTGAAATTTTAGAGCAGTTAAAAGAATTAGTGAAGAAACGTGAGTTTACTGATAATCAAGTGATTAAACTAGTATCTAACCAAACTACATATTGGGTTATTTTAAAAACATTAGAAGGTTATGTGATTGAATTATTTGAAACTTATAATGATCTTTTAGAGGGTTTTTATAATCTTGCTAATGAAGGAATAAATAATGCATTTTGCAACTGCTGGACTATTTTATTATCTGAACAGGAACTTGATTTTGATGTGGCATTAGATGAGGATAACTATTTGGCTGCTTTTCGTAATGAAGCGGGATATATTCCATGCTTATTAGAAGTTGAGGAAGCAAGGGTAATTTTAGAATTATTAAAAGAATTTGCAAATGGGATTAAAGAAGATCAAAATCGTAGTGAGTCTGATGAAATTATTGAAATATATGTTGAAGATGGTAAATTTAAGGAGAGTGCTATTTTTGTTCATGAACCACAAATTGACTTAAATCGCTATGATTTTGGCTATTTAGGTGAACATGAGCTTGAAACTAAGCGTGAAAATACAGAACGTTTATGTGTTGATGTTGTCTGTTTACCAATGACTAATACAGATAAAACCAATGAGTTAAATGTTTATGCCGTAATTGCCGGAGAAAGCGATTATTTAATTAAAGAAGTTGATTTTCCTAGTTTACAAATTATTGGTGAAGCTTTAATTGATGGATTGCTTGAATATGCTAATCGTTATGGTAAACCACAACGAATCGTAGTAAATAATTTAAATGTTCTTTTCTTAGTCTTGAATTTTATTAGTCAATATGATATTGATTATTTTGAAGATGAGATAACGCTAGAAATTGAAGGGGCGATAATGGATGCTTTTGGCCTTGAAACTGCTGATGAGGCATTTAATGATCCTTTTATTCAAGAATTGTTGGAGCAGTTAGATGGTAAAAGTGAAGAAGAAATTGAAGAAAAAATAAATGAGATATTAGCTAATATGGAGCTGCTAAACTAATCTTTGAGGGATAATAGTTTAGGGTTTGGAAATAATATAAGCATCATATTAGTAAAATTAGAATATTAGGTTTATACTAAAAGTGATTTAGGAGGCTGTGATGATGAATTGTATTAGAGAAGTAAATGAGAATGTTTATTGGATTGGCGGGAATGATCGTCGCTTAAGTTTATTTGAAAATATTTTTCCAATTCCAAGGGGAATTTCATATAATGCTTATGTTGTGTTAGATGAAAAGACCATTTTATTAGATACGGTTGATTGGTCGATTGGACACTTATTTTTTGATAATCTTGAAACAGCATTGCAAGGAAGATCATTGGATTATATTGTTATTAATCATATGGAGCCTGATCATTGTGCATGTTTAAAAGAAGTGATAAATCGTTATCCTGAAGTCGTGATTGTAGGAAATGCTAAAACATTTACAATGATTGATCAATTTTTTGGGATTGAGATCAATAAGTTAGTAGTTAAAGAGAATGATACTTTAACTACAGGAAAACACACTTTTACTTTTGTGATGGCACCACTCGTACATTGGCCAGAAGTAATGGTGACATACGATAGTTATGATAAAACATTATATAGTGCTGATGCTTTTGGAACATTTGGAGCATTAGACGGAGCTTTATTTAATGATGAAGTTGATTTTGAACATGAATGGCTTGATGATGCTAGGAGATATTATGCTAATATCGTTGGAAAATATGGACCACAAGTTCAAATGTTATTAAAAAAAGCTAGTAGTTTAGAAATTGCCACAATTTGTCCGCTTCATGGACCTGTATGGCGTAATAATATTGATTACATAGTTAGCAAATATGATTGTTGGTCTAAATATGAACCAGAAGAAAAAGGTGTTGTTTTAGCTTATGGTTCGATCTATGGTAATACTGAAAATGTAATGGAAATAATTGCTTCAAAATTGAAGCAAGCCGGGGTAAAAAATGTTAGAATGTATGACGTATCTAAAGTGCATGTTTCTAATTTAATTAGTGAAGTGTTCCATTATAGTCATTTGATTTTAGCAGCGCCAACATATAATAGTGGAATTTTTCCACCAATGGAAAACTTCCTTAGTGATATGATTGCTTTATCATTAAAGAAAAGAAGTGTAGCGTTATTAGAAAATGGAACATGGGGAGCATTATGCGCAAAACACATGCGTACTAAATTAGAGACGATGAAGGATATGGAAATCATCAACGAACCAATCACAATTAAGTCAACTTTGAAAACTGAGCAAGTGGATGATATTGATAATTTAGTTACTACAATAGTTGCTTCAATTGGATAATAGAAAGCCGGTGATCATTATGATCAGGCTTTTTTATTATGAGACAAAAAGGCACGTGCTATTGAAATGGTTATGATTTTAAACATGGGCTAATAATTGTTCAATTCGTTCTCCTTGACAAAAACGTCTTTTTAATTCTTGTGTGCATTTTTTATATCGGTCAAAAGTACAGAGGGTTTGGGGAACATGGCTATATACTTTCCAATATCCAATATATTTATAATCAGCACCGTTGATAAACCCTTTAACATCAGTCAAAGGGTACCCCAAAAACAAACCGATTTCATGAGGAAATTCACTACTATTCATTCTAATCTTTAGCCAATTTATTAGACTGTCGATATCTTGATAAGGGTAATGATAATTATTTAGAACAGCTCTAAATTTATGGTTATTAAAAAGGTTATTTAATTTTTCTTTTTGATAAACATAAATCATTTTTGAATTATTATTTTCATGAATAATCGAAATGTATATTCCTCTTTGATTGCATAGTTGGTTGTAATAATTTAAACACTCTTCTAATTCATTGAACTCATTGCTAATATTAAAAATATTTCCAGCTTTCATTTTTAATAAAGTAGGACTACAAAAAGTAACAAGTTTAGATTCAAATAATAATGCAGTTGATGGCATATAATCACTCCTTTTATATGGTTAGCTATGACTAACTATATAAAAGATATCATAAATATAAGGTGATTTCAATTGTTTTTGTAAGAAGCTTGTTAATGGAGTTAAAATTATTATTAAGTTTAAATAATTAAAATTATAAGATTAAATTTCTTTATTTGAAAATAAATATTGACTCATTAATTTGACGGAGAATACACCTAAGTATATACTAAGAGTGGATTAAAAATTAACTTAAGGAGAAAATTAAGATGATATATACAGTAACGTTAAACCCAGCAATTGATTATGTAATTAAAGTAGATAATTTTGAAACCGGAATTGTCAATAGAACAAAACAAGAAAACATGTTTTTTGGTGGTAAAGGAATTAATGTTTCTAACGTTTTAAAAACTTTAGGTGAAAAAAGTACGGCGTTAGGATTTATCGCAGGATTTACTGGCAAAGCAATCAAAGAGGGATTAGAAGCTAAAGGATTAAAAACTGATTTTGTTGAAGTTGCCGGATTATCAAGAATCAACGTGAAGATGAAATCTGATAATGAAACTGAAATTAATGGGATGGGACCACAAATTAAAGATGCACAAGTTCAAGCATTATTAGGTAAGTTAGATAATTTAAAAGATGGTGATATTCTAGTTTTATCTGGAAGTATTCCAGGCAGTATGCCGGATGATATATATGAAAAAATTATGGAATATGTAAAATCAAAAAATGTTTTGATCGTAGTCGATGCAACTAATAATTTATTGATGAACTGTCTAAAGCATCATCCATTTTTGATTAAGCCAAATAATCATGAATTAGCTGAAATTTTTAATGTTGAAATTAAAAATAAAGAAGATGTCGTTGTTTATGCTAAGAAATTACAAACAATGGGAGCTAAAAATGTGTTAGTTTCGATGGCTGGAGATGGAGCAGTATTAGTCGATCAAAATAATGATGTACATATAACATCTGCTCCTAAAGGTGAGGTTAAAAATTCAGTTGGAGCGGGTGATAGTATGGTCGCTGGATTTATTTACGGTTATATTAAGACAAATGATTTCAAAACGGCTTTAAAACAGGCTACAGCTACTGGTAGTGCAACTGCATTCAGTGAAGATTTGGCATCAAAAGAAAAAATAGATGAATTATTAAAAACAATAAGTGAGGATGAATAATGAAAATTACAGATTTATTATGTCTGCAGGGAATTGATATGAATGGGGAAGTTGCTAATAAAGAAGAAGCGATCGATCACTTAGTTGATTTAATGGTGGGTACTGGAAATATTAGTGATAAACTAGCCTTTAAAAAAGGTATTTTAGCTCGCGAAGCTCAAAGTACAACGGGAATTGGAGAAGGAATTGCAATCCCGCATGCCCAAGTAGCAGCAGTAAAAAAACCTGGACTAGCAGTAATGATAGTTAAAGATGGTGTGGATTATCAATCATTAGATAGTCAACCAGCACGGTTGTTTTTTATGATTGCAGCACCAGTTGATGGTGGTAACATTCATTTGGAAACATTAGCAAGATTATCCGGGATGTTAATGGATAATGATTTTAAAGAAAACTTAATTAATGCTAGTGATGCAGTGGAATTTTTAAGATTAATTGATGATAAAGAAAATGAAATAGTGAAAGTAAAAGAAGAAACTGACGGTACTAATTATGAAGTTTTAGCAGTTACCGCATGTCCTACTGGAATTGCTCATACTTTTATGGCAGCAGAAAGTTTAGAAGCAAAAGCTAAAGAAATGAACATATTATTTAAAGTAGAGACAAATGGGGCAACAGGGCCTAAAAATGTTCTTACGGCTGAAGAAATCAGTAAGGCACGATGTATTATTGTGGCAGCAGATAAACAAGTGGAGATGTCACGTTTTGATGGTCGGCCTGTAATTATAACTAAAGTAGCTGATGGAATTAATAAAGCAGAGGAGTTATTGTCGCAAGCAATAAATGGTAATGTAGAAATTTATCATCATCAAGGAGATAAAGTGGTTAGTAGTTCTGCCAATGAGGGAATTTGGCGAAAATTATATACCCAATTGACAGATGCTTTAAGTAAAATATTGCCAATCATTATTGGATCGGGTGCATTGATTTCAATTGCTTCATTAGCAGCAAGTTATAATTTATTTGGAATCAAACAAATTTATGATAGTATTTGGCTAAGTAACAGTTATATTCTGGGGATAACCGTTAATGGGATGATCGTTGCTTTATTTGCTGGCTTTATTGGTCAGGCAATTGCAAGTCAGCAGGGATTTGCAGTAGCTCTTGCTGGCGGGGCTGCAATGTTATTAAATAATATGTATCTACAAAATATGCCTAGTCCTGGTATTTTAGGTGCAATCATAGCGGGCTTTATTGGTGGATATGTTGTAATTTTATTACAAAAAATTTGTCGTAAATTGCCAGAATGTTTAGATGGTATAAAGCCAACAGTAATATATCCGATTTTTGGGGTCATGATTACGGGTGTTTTATCATATTTGATTAGTCCTTATGTTGGAAGTCTAAATCAGACTATTAGTGTATTTATTGGTAGTATGGATATTGTTTATAAACTAATTTTAGGAGTTATTGTTGGGGGAATGATGTCTGTTGACATGGGTGGCCCAGTTAATAAAATTGCTTATCTTTTTGGAATAGCTCAAATTGTTGAAGGTAACTTTGATGTTATGGCTGCTGTAATGGCCGGCGGAATGGTACCGCCATTAGCAATTGCAATTAGTACAACTTTCTTTAGAAATAAATTTACATTAACTGAACGTAAACTAGGTTGTCAAAATTACTTAAAAGGCTTAATGTTTATTTCTGAAGGGACAATTCCTTTTGTTCAAAAAGACCCCCGCTTAGTAACATTAGCTTGCATTGTTGCTTCAGCAGTAGCTGGTGGTTTTTCAATGCTTTATAATTGTGGAATTAGAATTCCTCATGGTGGAATCTTTGTATTACCATTAATAGCGCATCCCTTTAGATATATTGTTGCTTTATTAGCAGGAAGTCTTTGTGGAGCTGTTATTTATGGATTCTTTAAAGAAATTGGAGAAGAATGATATGAAATATATATTTTTTGATATCGATGGAACTTTGACGGATAATACAACTGGAAAAATTGTTCCAAGTGCCCAAGAAGCCCTAGATAAATTACAAGAAAATGGTAATTTTGTAGCTATTGCAACGGGACGCGCTTATTATAAAGCTAAAAACTTTCTTAAAGAAGTTGGTTTAAATAATATGGTTTGTAATGGTGGTAATGGTCTTGTCATAAATCATCAGTTAGTAAAAAATGCACCATTGGATCGGCAAAAAGCATTGGCTGTTATTGATGAAGCAGAAAATTTAGGCTATGGAATCCTAATAGCTCCATTTGATAGTATTGATGTATACAGTAAAAATACGTTATTTTTAAAACAAGCAGGTTATCGAAAAGAACCAACACGTTATACAATTGATAGTGAAATAAATTATCATAATTTAGAAAATATTTATAAAATTTATATTTCTATTCCAGCTAGTGAAGAAACACGATTAACATTAAAAGATACGTTAGGTTCATTACGTTTTGAACAAGAATATTTAATGTTTCAGCCAGATGATAAAAAGCAGGGAATAGTTGATATGATTGCGATGATAAAAGGAAATATTGATGATGTTGTAGTATTTGGAGATGATTATAATGATCTTGTTATGTTTGATGAACGTTTCTATCGAATTGCGATGGGTAATGCCTGTGATGAATTAAAAGCTAAAGCGGATTATAT encodes:
- a CDS encoding HAD-IIB family hydrolase, with translation MKYIFFDIDGTLTDNTTGKIVPSAQEALDKLQENGNFVAIATGRAYYKAKNFLKEVGLNNMVCNGGNGLVINHQLVKNAPLDRQKALAVIDEAENLGYGILIAPFDSIDVYSKNTLFLKQAGYRKEPTRYTIDSEINYHNLENIYKIYISIPASEETRLTLKDTLGSLRFEQEYLMFQPDDKKQGIVDMIAMIKGNIDDVVVFGDDYNDLVMFDERFYRIAMGNACDELKAKADYITDRNTSDGIYNACRVHGWIK
- the trpS gene encoding tryptophan--tRNA ligase, producing the protein MKNIILTGDRPTGRLHLGHYVGSLRRRVELQNSGEFDEIFIMIADSQALTDNADNPEKVRRNILEVALDYLSVGLDPEKTTMFIQSQVPALFEFTAYYMNLVTVSRLQRNPTIKEEIKQRGFETSIPVGFLNYPVSQAADITAFDATCVPVGEDQMPLIEQTKEIVHSFNRIYGDVLVDPKIMLAENEVCQRLPGTDGKAKMSKSIGNCIYLADTSEDVRKKVMSMYTDPNHLKVEDPGTVEGNTVFTYLDCFCKDEYFEKYLPDYKNLDELKEHYRRGGLGDVKIKKFLFNVLEETLNPIRERRAVLQADIAAVMKVLEDGCVKANEKANATLKRAKDAMKINYFDDKDNITEYFK
- a CDS encoding PTS fructose transporter subunit IIABC, whose translation is MKITDLLCLQGIDMNGEVANKEEAIDHLVDLMVGTGNISDKLAFKKGILAREAQSTTGIGEGIAIPHAQVAAVKKPGLAVMIVKDGVDYQSLDSQPARLFFMIAAPVDGGNIHLETLARLSGMLMDNDFKENLINASDAVEFLRLIDDKENEIVKVKEETDGTNYEVLAVTACPTGIAHTFMAAESLEAKAKEMNILFKVETNGATGPKNVLTAEEISKARCIIVAADKQVEMSRFDGRPVIITKVADGINKAEELLSQAINGNVEIYHHQGDKVVSSSANEGIWRKLYTQLTDALSKILPIIIGSGALISIASLAASYNLFGIKQIYDSIWLSNSYILGITVNGMIVALFAGFIGQAIASQQGFAVALAGGAAMLLNNMYLQNMPSPGILGAIIAGFIGGYVVILLQKICRKLPECLDGIKPTVIYPIFGVMITGVLSYLISPYVGSLNQTISVFIGSMDIVYKLILGVIVGGMMSVDMGGPVNKIAYLFGIAQIVEGNFDVMAAVMAGGMVPPLAIAISTTFFRNKFTLTERKLGCQNYLKGLMFISEGTIPFVQKDPRLVTLACIVASAVAGGFSMLYNCGIRIPHGGIFVLPLIAHPFRYIVALLAGSLCGAVIYGFFKEIGEE
- a CDS encoding plasmid pRiA4b ORF-3 family protein gives rise to the protein MNGYQLRIDVEGCADPIWRRIKIPAIISFEDLHQLIQTLFGFEDYHLYEFRIKELGIWIPGGETDIENQINDDVEIVDNLERIADYLKKEMVIYYHYDFGDDWQLLITVEQELEGVEHYPVVVEFCGNNLIEDCGGIERYQEIILSRDDLDINFDLEDINSCLSLLGVDEILNNSPLKNEFIEILEQLKELVKKREFTDNQVIKLVSNQTTYWVILKTLEGYVIELFETYNDLLEGFYNLANEGINNAFCNCWTILLSEQELDFDVALDEDNYLAAFRNEAGYIPCLLEVEEARVILELLKEFANGIKEDQNRSESDEIIEIYVEDGKFKESAIFVHEPQIDLNRYDFGYLGEHELETKRENTERLCVDVVCLPMTNTDKTNELNVYAVIAGESDYLIKEVDFPSLQIIGEALIDGLLEYANRYGKPQRIVVNNLNVLFLVLNFISQYDIDYFEDEITLEIEGAIMDAFGLETADEAFNDPFIQELLEQLDGKSEEEIEEKINEILANMELLN
- a CDS encoding HD domain-containing protein, with the translated sequence MRWKNKLNNIAGVNNEGFIEIISNCLNYVDSRLIDHGLRVANMTYRMLEAQNSHEQKYLQDVFMLAMLHDIGAYKTEKIDQMFIFETKNIWQHAIYGYLFIKNFSPLDKLAPAILYHHLDYQKMIYIDDEIKNISQIINLCDRIDVFLQTSNDYSMLKDYLDKESGTRFVENLVTTLYWQVDQVYQFTTNPFSKWQKVTSLNISLSLE
- a CDS encoding FprA family A-type flavoprotein, whose product is MNCIREVNENVYWIGGNDRRLSLFENIFPIPRGISYNAYVVLDEKTILLDTVDWSIGHLFFDNLETALQGRSLDYIVINHMEPDHCACLKEVINRYPEVVIVGNAKTFTMIDQFFGIEINKLVVKENDTLTTGKHTFTFVMAPLVHWPEVMVTYDSYDKTLYSADAFGTFGALDGALFNDEVDFEHEWLDDARRYYANIVGKYGPQVQMLLKKASSLEIATICPLHGPVWRNNIDYIVSKYDCWSKYEPEEKGVVLAYGSIYGNTENVMEIIASKLKQAGVKNVRMYDVSKVHVSNLISEVFHYSHLILAAPTYNSGIFPPMENFLSDMIALSLKKRSVALLENGTWGALCAKHMRTKLETMKDMEIINEPITIKSTLKTEQVDDIDNLVTTIVASIG
- the pfkB gene encoding 1-phosphofructokinase, which codes for MIYTVTLNPAIDYVIKVDNFETGIVNRTKQENMFFGGKGINVSNVLKTLGEKSTALGFIAGFTGKAIKEGLEAKGLKTDFVEVAGLSRINVKMKSDNETEINGMGPQIKDAQVQALLGKLDNLKDGDILVLSGSIPGSMPDDIYEKIMEYVKSKNVLIVVDATNNLLMNCLKHHPFLIKPNNHELAEIFNVEIKNKEDVVVYAKKLQTMGAKNVLVSMAGDGAVLVDQNNDVHITSAPKGEVKNSVGAGDSMVAGFIYGYIKTNDFKTALKQATATGSATAFSEDLASKEKIDELLKTISEDE
- a CDS encoding HD-GYP domain-containing protein; translation: MLVSLIDFRSYFTVTHTITTCTISLELARLLSLSSEQTKKIYYGAMMHDLGKIGIPIEILEYPGQLTQEQMIIMRSHVLKTRELLEEKIDQEILEIACRHHEKLNGSGYPHSLWENQLTQEQRIVAISDIVSALCGKRSYKTSFSKEKTCEILNQMAQAGEIDSMIVAQVIDNYDLIEGKIWKEAAAVLEKYNTIISDLLNRKQELIEAKWLYLVFRYSKTGIVNLKID
- a CDS encoding DUF3793 family protein, whose translation is MPSTALLFESKLVTFCSPTLLKMKAGNIFNISNEFNELEECLNYYNQLCNQRGIYISIIHENNNSKMIYVYQKEKLNNLFNNHKFRAVLNNYHYPYQDIDSLINWLKIRMNSSEFPHEIGLFLGYPLTDVKGFINGADYKYIGYWKVYSHVPQTLCTFDRYKKCTQELKRRFCQGERIEQLLAHV
- a CDS encoding YczE/YyaS/YitT family protein, with translation MAKRLGLYFLGILILGFGIVLNTKTGLGVAAINSVPFGISEMTNLSLGMATTILYIIFVGVQLLIYQKLDFKVLLQIPFSYFMGYVLDFYNNLLNFTVTSLPVALVLLAIAILATALGAYVVVMLDLIPNPADGMVKALSQVIDKEFGKTKLLFDCGMMLVTIITTYCLAGKIIGIGIGTILSAGFIGQIIVIYNRYFTKHLTLIVENSRA